The following are encoded together in the Pectobacterium punjabense genome:
- a CDS encoding fimbrial biogenesis chaperone → MTFFIRAMIFLLSGISLSCFAASSILVWPIYQVIESDENSSALWLENKGTAPVGLQIRIMSWKQIDFQDRYAEQSNVIATPPFMTLEPGKRNMIRLIRVNSAPANTELAYRIIIDEISAPYQQDAPQMGLQFQMRYLLPLFLDGEGVWTHTRPDKRRTNAEPTLPVLSWRISAVGGKNYLYVRNRGVVHARLSNVYWSADRSGKGSKTTLTDGFLGYVLPGQEMRWPLPAGISTPGAAMQLFTHLIDITDPILIKRE, encoded by the coding sequence ATGACGTTTTTTATTCGGGCAATGATCTTTTTGTTAAGCGGTATCAGCTTATCTTGTTTTGCTGCCAGCTCTATTCTCGTTTGGCCAATTTATCAGGTCATTGAATCAGATGAGAACAGTTCGGCGCTGTGGCTGGAAAATAAAGGCACTGCCCCCGTCGGTTTACAAATCCGCATCATGTCCTGGAAGCAAATAGACTTTCAGGATCGTTATGCCGAACAAAGTAACGTGATTGCTACACCACCGTTCATGACGCTGGAACCAGGTAAACGTAATATGATACGCCTGATTCGCGTCAACTCGGCCCCCGCCAATACTGAACTGGCCTACCGTATCATCATTGATGAAATTTCCGCTCCCTACCAACAAGATGCCCCGCAGATGGGACTGCAATTCCAGATGCGCTATCTGTTGCCCTTGTTCCTTGATGGTGAAGGTGTCTGGACACATACTCGCCCCGATAAACGGCGAACCAACGCCGAACCTACGCTGCCCGTGCTTAGTTGGCGAATCAGTGCCGTTGGGGGAAAAAACTATCTTTATGTCCGCAACCGCGGCGTGGTGCATGCCCGTCTGAGTAACGTCTATTGGTCCGCAGACCGAAGCGGAAAAGGAAGCAAGACCACGTTAACCGACGGCTTTTTAGGCTATGTGTTACCGGGGCAAGAGATGCGCTGGCCGCTCCCCGCTGGCATATCCACACCCGGCGCGGCGATGCAGCTCTTCACTCACCTGATCGATATTACCGATCCCATCTTGATTAAACGTGAATGA
- a CDS encoding Csu type fimbrial protein, with protein sequence MRFPSALMSSLLLFSPLVPTVTMALTVSSTFDVEAVIQKGCVFGTNTASSQPNMGTLNFGTRSATATNVDVASTSAGGSIIATCTPGINAIIELDYGINGGSSTQRYLKNAAGTRLLAYQLYRDAARTQVWGTGSLALSIVSFPVTAQTYTVYARYFGGTPLPPAGVYTDNVTVSLTY encoded by the coding sequence ATGCGTTTTCCATCGGCATTGATGTCGTCACTTCTGCTGTTTAGCCCCCTAGTTCCTACGGTGACGATGGCGCTCACGGTCAGCAGCACTTTTGACGTCGAAGCAGTCATACAAAAAGGCTGTGTGTTTGGTACCAATACGGCAAGCAGTCAACCCAATATGGGCACACTTAATTTCGGGACGCGCAGTGCCACGGCCACCAACGTGGATGTTGCCAGCACAAGTGCAGGCGGTTCGATTATCGCCACCTGTACGCCTGGCATTAACGCCATCATTGAACTGGACTACGGCATCAATGGTGGCAGCAGTACACAGCGTTATCTGAAAAATGCAGCAGGGACGCGGCTATTGGCCTACCAACTTTATCGTGATGCCGCACGCACGCAGGTATGGGGAACGGGAAGTCTGGCGCTCAGTATCGTCTCTTTTCCGGTTACAGCCCAGACTTACACCGTTTATGCCCGCTATTTTGGCGGCACACCTCTGCCTCCCGCAGGGGTTTATACCGATAATGTGACCGTCAGCCTGACTTATTAA
- a CDS encoding Csu type fimbrial protein → MLTPIPQIQHLFATNRRSARWLHLAFLLMTLYYAPFSYAACTTPPSNTTLGPYGSSVVGVNGAPQIVASGSGFRCTGSLLSIAGTNTITATIQSDSNPSGTTMRMRRGTSTDYVPYYLCMDSGCGTLYNIGSAYTWSQTTFLGILGLFNSSDGSIPIYIRTSTGNNISAGTYTDAVTIKWDYKLCSIGIITCIYEEGSTTSTLNITMNITNDCQITSAPNISFGTAAFPANFAAVNNNLGVRCTLLGAYTVKLVSTHPDDANWRRMTATVGGTPYYLQYQLYRTGNVAWTETNDYSGAGTGITQNIPYTARINASQANKPEGTYKDTVTINVTIN, encoded by the coding sequence ATGCTGACCCCGATACCGCAGATCCAGCACCTCTTCGCCACCAATCGGCGATCCGCCCGTTGGTTACATCTGGCCTTCCTGCTGATGACACTGTATTACGCACCTTTTAGCTACGCTGCCTGTACCACGCCGCCCAGCAACACCACGCTAGGGCCTTATGGTTCTTCCGTTGTCGGCGTTAACGGTGCGCCACAAATCGTGGCATCGGGAAGTGGATTTCGCTGTACGGGAAGTCTGCTGAGTATAGCGGGCACGAATACCATCACAGCTACAATACAGAGCGACAGTAATCCCAGCGGCACCACCATGCGGATGCGCCGAGGGACGAGCACAGATTACGTTCCTTACTATCTGTGTATGGATTCGGGATGCGGTACACTCTATAACATCGGTTCAGCCTACACTTGGAGCCAGACCACCTTTCTGGGGATATTAGGGCTGTTCAATTCATCAGATGGTTCCATACCGATCTATATCCGTACCAGTACAGGTAATAACATTTCTGCCGGTACCTATACCGACGCAGTGACAATAAAATGGGATTACAAACTTTGTTCCATAGGGATAATCACCTGCATTTATGAGGAAGGGTCAACGACCTCAACGCTCAATATCACCATGAACATCACCAATGATTGCCAGATCACCAGTGCGCCAAATATCAGCTTTGGTACGGCGGCCTTTCCCGCTAACTTTGCAGCGGTCAACAATAACCTCGGCGTTCGCTGTACGCTGCTGGGCGCGTATACCGTTAAGCTCGTAAGTACCCATCCGGATGATGCCAACTGGCGCAGAATGACCGCAACCGTCGGTGGTACGCCCTACTACTTGCAATACCAGCTCTACCGTACTGGGAACGTCGCCTGGACAGAAACTAACGATTATAGCGGGGCGGGAACGGGAATTACGCAGAATATCCCGTACACCGCCCGCATTAATGCCAGTCAGGCAAATAAACCGGAGGGGACGTATAAAGACACCGTCACGATTAACGTCACGATAAACTAA
- a CDS encoding MarR family winged helix-turn-helix transcriptional regulator, with translation MKIKPGLGELLRYTAELVDKGSEANYRAMSLNYRPRFTPILRSIVAGAQTVQDITESTHLTQGAISQSVTLMEQDGILVREQLSDGRKFALRLTPAGIQLVDRLESCWEAIFLAIEQLEKDAGWPLMKGLEALASALEQQSFEKRIQIARAELHASGDKDD, from the coding sequence TTGAAAATTAAACCTGGATTGGGCGAACTGCTGAGGTATACCGCTGAATTGGTTGATAAAGGGTCGGAGGCAAACTACCGCGCCATGTCACTCAATTATCGTCCACGATTTACGCCGATCCTGCGTTCAATTGTCGCTGGCGCTCAGACCGTGCAGGACATCACCGAATCGACGCATCTGACACAGGGCGCGATCAGCCAGTCGGTCACGTTAATGGAGCAGGACGGCATTCTTGTGCGCGAACAGCTCAGCGATGGGCGTAAATTTGCGCTCAGGCTGACACCAGCAGGCATTCAACTCGTTGATCGACTAGAGAGCTGCTGGGAAGCCATTTTCCTTGCCATTGAACAGCTTGAAAAAGACGCGGGCTGGCCGTTGATGAAGGGGCTGGAAGCTCTGGCATCGGCGTTGGAACAGCAGAGCTTTGAAAAACGAATACAGATAGCGCGTGCAGAATTACACGCCTCAGGTGATAAAGATGACTAA
- the fadI gene encoding acetyl-CoA C-acyltransferase FadI, translating to MSEVLPLITRRGDRIAFVSGLRTPFARQATAYYGVPAIELGKLVTSELLVRTGIDPELIELLVFGQVVQMPEAPNIAREIVLGTGMSVHTDAYSVSRACATSFQAVANVAESIMAGTVEVGIAGGADSSSVLPIGVSKALARTLVDMNKARTLGQKLRLLSGLRPKDLLPVAPAVAEYSTGLRMGDTAEQMAKTYGITREEQDELAHRSHRLAAQAWESGVLRDEVMTAYVPPYEKALSEDNNVRHDSALEQYSRLRPAFDRRHGTVTAANSTPLTDGAAAVLMMSESKAKSLGLTPLGYLRSYAFSAIGVQRDMLLGPAYASPLALARAGVALADLTLIDMHEAFAAQTLANLKLFASDEFARSQLGRNAALGEVDRAKFNVLGGSIAYGHPFAATGARMITQTLNELRRRGGGLGLTTACAAGGLGAAMVLEVTP from the coding sequence ATGAGCGAGGTATTACCTCTGATAACCCGCCGTGGCGATCGCATTGCGTTCGTGAGCGGATTACGCACCCCATTTGCCCGGCAGGCAACGGCCTACTATGGCGTACCTGCCATTGAATTAGGCAAACTTGTCACCAGTGAACTTCTTGTTCGCACGGGTATCGATCCTGAGCTGATCGAGCTATTGGTGTTCGGGCAGGTGGTTCAAATGCCTGAAGCGCCGAATATCGCCAGAGAGATTGTGCTCGGTACGGGCATGAGCGTGCATACTGATGCGTATAGCGTTTCACGCGCCTGCGCGACCAGCTTTCAGGCCGTCGCCAATGTAGCGGAAAGTATTATGGCAGGCACGGTGGAAGTCGGTATTGCCGGAGGGGCGGACTCCTCTTCCGTATTGCCCATTGGTGTCAGTAAAGCACTGGCCAGAACGCTGGTGGATATGAACAAGGCTCGAACGCTGGGCCAGAAGTTGAGATTGTTAAGCGGCCTGCGCCCGAAAGACCTGCTCCCGGTGGCACCTGCCGTGGCGGAGTATTCCACCGGGTTGCGCATGGGCGATACCGCCGAACAGATGGCAAAAACCTACGGCATCACGCGTGAAGAACAGGATGAGCTGGCGCACCGTTCGCACAGGCTGGCGGCACAGGCCTGGGAATCTGGCGTGCTGCGGGATGAGGTCATGACGGCGTACGTCCCGCCTTATGAGAAGGCGCTGAGTGAAGATAACAACGTGCGCCATGATTCCGCCTTAGAGCAGTATTCTCGCTTACGTCCGGCGTTCGATCGCCGACACGGTACGGTGACGGCGGCAAACAGTACGCCGCTAACGGATGGTGCGGCAGCGGTCTTGATGATGAGTGAATCCAAGGCCAAAAGTTTGGGACTTACGCCGCTAGGCTATCTGCGCAGCTATGCATTTAGCGCCATCGGCGTGCAGCGCGATATGTTGTTGGGGCCGGCTTATGCTTCTCCACTTGCGCTGGCAAGGGCGGGTGTGGCGTTGGCCGATCTGACGTTAATTGATATGCACGAAGCCTTTGCCGCCCAGACGTTGGCAAATCTGAAGCTGTTTGCCAGCGATGAGTTTGCCCGAAGCCAATTGGGCAGAAACGCCGCGCTGGGCGAGGTGGATCGCGCTAAGTTCAACGTGCTGGGTGGCTCGATTGCCTATGGTCATCCTTTTGCCGCTACTGGTGCGAGGATGATTACCCAAACGTTGAATGAACTGCGTCGTCGCGGTGGCGGACTGGGCTTAACCACCGCCTGTGCGGCGGGCGGGCTAGGCGCGGCAATGGTACTGGAGGTGACGCCATGA
- a CDS encoding fimbria/pilus outer membrane usher protein, whose protein sequence is MTIKTGVLPLLMYAPLALFYSEPLLAEDYTDLPAPPSAMPSLSESVYYLTLSVNGQSDNAVVPVTYREGNYYVDATTLRSNHVRLPDQSTGLVNISTLPEVTADHDQAIQQLKLTVPTFWLPEQSVDGGGQDMAHFPARSSPGLLFNYNLYYTSPRGNSDSLNSWMEQRFFSPYGTLSNTGIYYFTSGGNATQQNSYQRFDTYWRYNDNEHMITYQVGDLISNSLTWSNSVRMGGLRVARNFGLRPDIVTYPMLQYTGTAAVPSTLDLFINGYKANSTNLNAGPFTLTNTPYLNGAGEATVITTDAQGRQISTTIPFYVSNALLREGLSDFDLSAGVLRQNYGVQNNAYTDDPALSGIYRYGLTNKLTVSAHGEAVKDLYLIGAGADFTLGRWGTLSSSYSQSEKEATGHQYTAGYSYYTSAFGLSVQHAKRSEEYRDLTATITEGRLSRESNQATISSQIFGAGNGSFGVGYFDIRAYDSARTRLLNLSFSRQVWQGSAIYLAFNKALGENGYSAQIQFVMPFGNNSSINAGVQRDNNGDYSPRVGVNRTAPTEGGFGWDAAYGAGKNPYHQGSLNWRGPYAMVAGGTYGNEGSSTQWGELSGSLIYMNGGLFPSNRINDAFVVVDTDGYPDVPVKYENQLVGKTNKRGHLLVPWVVSNYPAKVEIDTLQLPANVTTPQVESRVSVKEGSGTVVKFPVHVVRSANIRLRNTDGNPLTIGTWITDEASGNTTISGYDGLAYFANLGTSNRLRFKQEDGRLCRVAFSLPESQTMMATIGPLTCQTDPKG, encoded by the coding sequence ATGACGATCAAAACAGGTGTTTTGCCCCTGCTCATGTATGCCCCGCTTGCACTGTTTTATTCTGAGCCCCTTCTCGCGGAAGACTATACCGATCTTCCTGCGCCCCCCAGCGCCATGCCATCACTTAGCGAATCCGTTTACTATTTAACGCTTTCCGTTAACGGACAAAGTGATAATGCGGTTGTGCCCGTCACCTATCGTGAGGGGAATTATTATGTGGATGCAACAACGCTGCGTTCGAATCACGTCCGCCTACCGGATCAAAGCACGGGGCTCGTCAATATCAGCACGCTGCCAGAGGTCACCGCCGATCACGATCAGGCCATACAGCAGCTAAAGCTCACCGTACCCACATTCTGGCTGCCGGAGCAATCCGTTGACGGCGGAGGGCAAGACATGGCGCATTTCCCAGCCCGCAGCAGCCCCGGTTTGTTGTTCAACTATAACCTGTATTACACCTCACCCCGCGGCAATTCGGATTCGCTCAACAGTTGGATGGAGCAGCGCTTTTTCAGCCCCTACGGAACCTTATCCAATACGGGGATCTACTATTTCACTTCAGGCGGCAATGCCACGCAGCAAAATAGCTATCAGCGTTTCGATACCTATTGGCGCTACAACGATAACGAACACATGATCACCTATCAGGTTGGCGATCTGATTAGCAACTCTCTGACGTGGAGCAACTCGGTGCGTATGGGCGGCCTGCGTGTTGCCCGCAATTTCGGTCTTCGGCCGGACATTGTGACCTATCCAATGCTGCAATATACCGGTACGGCCGCCGTACCCAGCACACTGGATCTCTTTATCAACGGCTATAAAGCGAATAGCACCAACCTGAATGCTGGCCCCTTCACCCTCACGAATACGCCTTATCTGAACGGCGCAGGGGAAGCGACCGTCATTACGACGGACGCTCAGGGGCGGCAGATTTCCACTACAATCCCTTTTTACGTCTCCAACGCATTGCTGCGAGAAGGGTTAAGCGACTTTGATCTGTCCGCTGGTGTGTTGCGCCAGAACTATGGTGTACAGAATAATGCCTATACCGATGATCCCGCCCTCAGCGGCATCTATCGGTATGGGCTGACCAATAAGCTAACGGTGTCAGCGCATGGCGAAGCCGTGAAGGATCTTTATCTGATCGGCGCGGGGGCGGATTTTACCCTAGGCCGCTGGGGAACACTGAGTTCCTCCTACAGTCAGAGCGAAAAGGAAGCGACCGGACACCAATACACCGCAGGCTACTCCTACTACACCTCCGCCTTTGGCCTGAGCGTTCAACATGCCAAACGCAGTGAAGAATACCGCGATTTAACAGCCACGATCACAGAAGGCCGCCTCAGCCGGGAAAGTAATCAGGCAACGATCAGCAGCCAAATCTTCGGTGCGGGCAATGGTTCGTTCGGCGTGGGTTATTTCGATATACGTGCCTACGATTCAGCCCGTACCCGCCTGCTGAACCTCTCTTTCAGCCGACAGGTCTGGCAAGGCAGCGCTATTTATCTCGCCTTTAACAAAGCGCTGGGAGAAAACGGCTACAGTGCCCAGATCCAGTTCGTGATGCCTTTTGGCAACAACAGCAGCATCAATGCTGGCGTTCAGCGCGACAACAATGGTGATTATTCCCCGCGTGTCGGGGTGAATCGTACCGCGCCGACAGAGGGCGGATTCGGTTGGGACGCCGCGTATGGTGCGGGCAAAAATCCCTATCATCAAGGTTCGCTTAACTGGCGCGGCCCTTATGCCATGGTGGCTGGCGGAACCTATGGCAATGAAGGAAGCTCCACCCAGTGGGGGGAACTGAGCGGTTCGCTGATCTACATGAACGGAGGGCTTTTCCCTAGCAATCGTATTAACGACGCCTTTGTTGTTGTCGATACCGATGGATACCCTGATGTCCCGGTAAAATATGAAAACCAACTGGTGGGGAAAACCAACAAGCGCGGCCATTTACTCGTACCGTGGGTCGTGTCCAATTACCCCGCGAAAGTGGAAATCGATACGTTACAACTGCCAGCCAACGTCACGACCCCACAGGTGGAATCTCGCGTGTCGGTAAAAGAAGGCAGCGGCACCGTCGTGAAATTCCCTGTTCATGTCGTGCGATCCGCCAATATCCGATTGCGTAATACGGATGGCAACCCGCTCACCATCGGCACCTGGATAACAGACGAAGCCAGCGGCAACACCACGATCAGTGGCTACGATGGTTTAGCTTACTTCGCCAATCTGGGAACCTCTAACCGCTTACGTTTTAAACAAGAAGATGGACGGCTTTGCCGCGTGGCGTTCTCACTGCCGGAATCACAGACCATGATGGCAACCATCGGCCCGCTTACCTGCCAGACTGATCCAAAAGGATAA
- the fadJ gene encoding fatty acid oxidation complex subunit alpha FadJ, translating to MNDQQPFLTATESQSAFSLTIRPDNIGVISIDVPGEKVNTLKREFAEQILSVFELARQHATLRGLIFISAKPDSFIAGADITMLNQCGSAEQAESLAKQGQETFDLVAALPFPVVAAIHGACLGGGLELALACDYRVCSLDEKTVLGLPEVQLGLLPGSGGTQRLPRLIGLDSALDLILTGRHLRASQALRQGLVDEAVPHDILLETAVEILKKGKRKVVPLGWRSRLLSSPGIRHLLFKIVKHKTRAKTHGNYPATEKIIQVVRRGIEKGREEGYRQEARAFGKLVMTPESAALRHLFFASNALKKTSGSASEAKPIHRVGILGGGLMGGGIASVTATRGQLPVRIKDINEQGINHALKYNWQLLTKRVQSKRMKPTERQRLMTLISGSTDYRGFEHADIVIEAVFEDLALKRQMVVEIEDHAAPHTIFASNTSSLPIHQIAEGARRPQQVVGLHYFSPVDKMPLVEVIPHAHTSAETVATTVALARKQGKIAIVVNDSAGFYVNRILAPYINEAAYCLLEGEPVESIDYALVRFGFPVGPLALLDEVGIDVATKIVPVLSEELGDRFTSPPAFDAILKDGRKGRKNGKGFYRYSKTRRFWHTKEVDSSVYPLLDVTPKAHIDPALISQRAVMMMLNEAARCLDEGVIQCARDGDIGAVFGIGFPPFLGGPFHYMDRLGMETVVKTLLVLQQQYGDRFAPCERLLTMREGQRTFYPPADEEHNVSLS from the coding sequence ATGAACGATCAACAGCCTTTCCTCACGGCAACGGAAAGCCAGTCTGCGTTTTCCCTCACCATTCGGCCAGACAATATTGGCGTGATTAGTATTGATGTCCCCGGCGAGAAGGTGAATACGTTAAAGCGCGAATTTGCAGAACAGATTCTCTCGGTCTTCGAGCTGGCGCGGCAGCACGCGACGCTCAGAGGACTCATTTTTATTTCTGCCAAGCCTGATTCGTTTATTGCTGGCGCAGATATCACCATGTTGAACCAGTGTGGCAGCGCCGAACAGGCAGAAAGCCTGGCGAAACAAGGGCAGGAAACATTTGACCTCGTTGCTGCACTGCCTTTCCCCGTTGTGGCCGCGATTCACGGTGCCTGCTTGGGCGGTGGGTTGGAGCTGGCATTAGCCTGCGACTATCGCGTTTGTTCGCTAGATGAAAAGACGGTACTAGGGCTACCTGAAGTCCAACTTGGCCTCCTTCCCGGCTCGGGGGGAACGCAGCGTTTGCCACGCTTGATTGGTCTGGATAGCGCATTGGATCTCATTCTTACCGGTCGCCATCTCCGGGCGAGTCAGGCGCTGCGGCAAGGGCTGGTTGATGAGGCTGTCCCGCACGATATTCTACTGGAGACGGCGGTCGAGATTCTCAAAAAAGGTAAAAGGAAGGTGGTGCCGTTGGGCTGGCGTTCGCGTTTGCTAAGCAGCCCGGGTATTCGCCATCTGCTTTTCAAAATAGTGAAACACAAGACCCGCGCGAAAACACATGGCAACTATCCGGCCACTGAAAAGATCATTCAGGTGGTGCGCCGGGGAATAGAAAAAGGTCGTGAGGAAGGATATCGGCAGGAGGCGCGAGCGTTTGGCAAGCTGGTGATGACGCCGGAATCTGCCGCACTACGCCATTTGTTCTTTGCCTCGAATGCGTTAAAGAAAACCTCCGGCTCAGCCTCTGAGGCGAAGCCGATCCATCGTGTTGGCATTCTCGGTGGCGGGTTGATGGGCGGAGGGATCGCCAGCGTTACGGCAACGCGCGGACAATTGCCGGTGCGCATTAAAGATATCAATGAGCAGGGTATTAACCATGCGCTGAAGTACAACTGGCAATTGTTGACCAAGCGTGTTCAGAGTAAACGGATGAAGCCAACGGAGCGTCAGCGCTTGATGACGTTGATTTCCGGTAGTACGGATTATCGTGGTTTTGAACATGCGGATATCGTCATTGAAGCGGTCTTTGAAGATCTGGCGCTGAAGCGGCAAATGGTGGTGGAGATTGAAGATCATGCTGCGCCCCATACTATTTTTGCATCAAATACCTCATCGTTGCCGATCCATCAGATTGCAGAGGGCGCGCGTCGCCCGCAGCAGGTCGTTGGCCTGCACTATTTTAGCCCGGTGGACAAAATGCCGTTGGTTGAGGTTATCCCGCACGCCCACACCAGCGCAGAGACGGTTGCGACGACGGTTGCTCTGGCGAGAAAACAGGGGAAAATTGCAATCGTCGTGAACGATAGCGCGGGATTTTATGTGAATCGCATATTGGCGCCTTACATCAATGAGGCGGCTTATTGCCTGCTGGAAGGAGAACCTGTTGAATCGATTGACTACGCGCTGGTGCGTTTTGGTTTCCCCGTTGGTCCGCTTGCGCTGCTTGATGAGGTCGGTATTGATGTCGCAACCAAAATCGTACCGGTGCTGAGTGAAGAACTCGGCGATCGCTTTACCTCTCCGCCCGCGTTTGATGCGATCCTGAAAGATGGGCGCAAAGGGCGTAAGAATGGCAAAGGGTTCTATCGGTACAGTAAAACGCGCCGTTTCTGGCACACGAAAGAGGTCGATAGTTCGGTTTATCCACTGCTGGATGTGACACCGAAGGCGCATATCGATCCTGCGTTGATCAGCCAGCGTGCCGTGATGATGATGTTGAATGAGGCGGCGCGTTGTCTGGATGAAGGCGTGATTCAATGCGCCCGTGACGGCGATATCGGTGCGGTATTTGGTATTGGTTTTCCCCCTTTCCTTGGCGGCCCATTCCACTATATGGATCGTCTGGGGATGGAAACGGTCGTGAAAACGCTGCTGGTACTGCAACAACAGTATGGCGATCGATTCGCACCCTGTGAACGTTTACTCACGATGCGGGAAGGCCAGCGGACGTTCTATCCGCCAGCCGATGAGGAGCATAACGTTAGTTTATCGTGA